In a genomic window of Chroicocephalus ridibundus chromosome 18, bChrRid1.1, whole genome shotgun sequence:
- the TTC12 gene encoding tetratricopeptide repeat protein 12 isoform X6 has product MLADREQEEAFQRFLRRVDDIAELVQGLNSTDPGVKEKATAEAEKRLHDQENSKEEESKTVVDRTVINTQASAYLKMQEYEKAINDCEWALKSRQCYEKILQIDPQKESLFKDCMNEVNLEEKRMKDEERAMKEVESGKLAALSIKELLQKLDRPDQNILYYIGGIRLLTGAIKDCTEQTLFRTNNGFSILKDNEVLRRGFCAERKNAAEVDLSVSLLFLWQAVCTGNEENQRLLLTYPDVNAQLPKLLSSGVLEIQKQTLALISLYSENENGRRLLVRHQDLTKWLQILMMLVNSTDARASSAMNILSNLTEEERFKTQCRLMLSTSVLPLFAQLLTSVKLVNQAALARCIGIMGNLCADVVIRMQMAKCKECWQACLKLVDECFDVGTPKYQECLFAVLGLMMNLLLESNGIIQHFAVDISGKCMSLLREKDGRIVTRAIGVLSRILPASLSAVEEAVKGGVVKKMIKFLKAGGQIASNYGIKTLSICTRSNRQAQEDLVKSDKKFSVLMKLLESENEIIVGNAAFCLGQCLVVPGAATSLLNSNVVMILLKHAGGDATRTSVQENAAIALGKLCVAEPRHIVQLRKLNGLAILNSSMKYVHST; this is encoded by the exons ATGCTGGCCGaccgggagcaggaggaggctttCCAGCGGTTCCTCCGCCGTGTGGACGATATCG ccgAGTTAGTGCAGGGCTTGAACTCTACGGACCCTGGTGTCAAGGAAAAAGCCACTGCTGAGGCAGAGAAAAGACTCCATGATCAAGAAAATAGCaaggaggaagaaagcaagacTGTGGTGGACAGAACAGTCATCAATACACAAGCTTCT gcCTACCTGAAGATGCAGGAGTATGAAAAAGCCATCAATGACTGTGAATGGGCATTAAAG TCCAGGCAGTGTTATGAGAAGATCTTACAAATTGATCCCCAAAAGGAAAGCCTATTTAAAG ATTGCATGAATGAGGtaaacttggaggaaaaaagaatgaaagatgaAGAGAGAGCAATGAAGGAAGTCGAGTCTGGAAAGCTGGCTGCTCTGTCCATAAAAGAATTGCTGCAGAAACTTGATAGGCCTGACCAGAATATCCTCTACTATATAGGAGGGATCAGACTTTTGACAGGAGCCATTAAAGATT GCACTGAGCAAACTTTATTTAGAACAAACAATGGATTCAGTATCCTCAAAGACAACGAGGTTCTAAGACG GGGCTTctgtgcagagaggaaaaatgctgctgaagtGGATCtgtctgtttctcttctcttcctttggcAAGCTGTCTGCACTGGGAATG aagaaaatcagcGTCTTCTACTGACTTACCCTGATGTGAATGCACAGCTGCCAAAACTGCTTTCTTCTGGAGTACTGGAGATCCAAAAGCAGACATTGGCACTAATCTCTCTTTACTCAGAGAATGAGAATGGGAGGAGACTGCTTGTCAGGCACCAGGACCTAACCAA ATGGCTGCAGATTTTGATGATGCTTGTCAACAGTACTGATGCCAGGGCTAGCAGTGCCATGAACATACTATCCAATTTAACTGAGGAGGAAAG GTTCAAAACCCAATGTCGTCTCATGCTTTCCACGAGTGTTTTACCTTTGTTCGCCCAGTTGCTG ACCTCTGTCAAGCTGGTGAACCAGGCAGCCCTTGCCCGTTGCATCGGCATCATGGGGAATCTGTGTGCAGATGTAGTCATTCGAATGCAGATGGCCAAGTGCAAAGAGTGCTGGCAGGCGTGCTTAAAGCTTGTG GATGAATGCTTTGATGTCGGCACACCCAAATACCAGGAGTGTTTGTTTGCAGTGCTAGGCCTAATGATGAACTTATTGCTTGAATCAAATGGGATCATCCAG CACTTTGCTGTGGACATAAGTGGCAAGTGCATGTCTCTCCTCAGGGAAAAGGATGGAAGGATTGTGACA AGAGCCATTGGAGTGCTAAGTCGCATCCTGCCAGCATCCTTGTCAGCAGTAGAAGAAGCAGTGAAAGGAGGGGTGGTGAAGAAAATGATCAAATTCTTGAAA GCTGGAGGACAGATCGCATCCAATTATGGTATAAAGACCCTTTCCATCTGCACCAGAAGTAACAGACAAGCTCAAGAAGATCTCGTGAAGTCAGATAAAA AGTTCAGTGTGCTGATGAAGCTCTTGGAGTCAGAGAACGAAATTATTGtgggaaatgctgctttctgccttggCCAATGCCTTGTAGTTCCTGGAGCAGCAACATCCTTACTGAATTCCAATGTTGTGATGATTTTGTTGAAACATGCTGGTGGTGATGCTACAAGAACTTCAGTGCAGGAGAATGCAGCGATTGCCCTGGGGAAGCTTTGTGTCGCTGAACCAAG GCATATTGTTCAACTGCGGAAACTCAATGGACTGGCCATCCTGAACTCCTCTATGAAATACGTGCATAGCACCTGA
- the TTC12 gene encoding tetratricopeptide repeat protein 12 isoform X1 has product MLADREQEEAFQRFLRRVDDIAELVQGLNSTDPGVKEKATAEAEKRLHDQENSKEEESKTVVDRTVINTQASDVANAEAVNADGFLAILEKDAKERAKRRKRNEHLANALKEKGNDAFRKGDYVIAIQRYTEGLEILKDKQELYTNRAQAYLKMQEYEKAINDCEWALKCNEKCIKAYFLMGKAHLALKHFNESRQCYEKILQIDPQKESLFKDCMNEVNLEEKRMKDEERAMKEVESGKLAALSIKELLQKLDRPDQNILYYIGGIRLLTGAIKDCTEQTLFRTNNGFSILKDNEVLRRGFCAERKNAAEVDLSVSLLFLWQAVCTGNEENQRLLLTYPDVNAQLPKLLSSGVLEIQKQTLALISLYSENENGRRLLVRHQDLTKWLQILMMLVNSTDARASSAMNILSNLTEEERFKTQCRLMLSTSVLPLFAQLLTSVKLVNQAALARCIGIMGNLCADVVIRMQMAKCKECWQACLKLVDECFDVGTPKYQECLFAVLGLMMNLLLESNGIIQHFAVDISGKCMSLLREKDGRIVTRAIGVLSRILPASLSAVEEAVKGGVVKKMIKFLKAGGQIASNYGIKTLSICTRSNRQAQEDLVKSDKKFSVLMKLLESENEIIVGNAAFCLGQCLVVPGAATSLLNSNVVMILLKHAGGDATRTSVQENAAIALGKLCVAEPRHIVQLRKLNGLAILNSSMKYVHST; this is encoded by the exons ATGCTGGCCGaccgggagcaggaggaggctttCCAGCGGTTCCTCCGCCGTGTGGACGATATCG ccgAGTTAGTGCAGGGCTTGAACTCTACGGACCCTGGTGTCAAGGAAAAAGCCACTGCTGAGGCAGAGAAAAGACTCCATGATCAAGAAAATAGCaaggaggaagaaagcaagacTGTGGTGGACAGAACAGTCATCAATACACAAGCTTCT gACGTGGCAAATGCAGAAGCAGTAAACGCAG ATGGCTTTCTGGCAATTTTGGAAAAGGATGCAAAAGAACGAGCTAAACGAAGGAAGAGAAACGAACACTTAGCAAATG CtctgaaagagaagggaaacGATGCCTTCAGGAAAGGAGACTATGTCATAGCCATTCAGAGATACACTGAGGGTCTGGAAATACTGAAAGATAAGCAGGAACTTTACACAAACAGAGCACAG gcCTACCTGAAGATGCAGGAGTATGAAAAAGCCATCAATGACTGTGAATGGGCATTAAAG tgcaatgaaaaatgtattaaagccTATTTTCTAATGGGGAAAGCTCACCTGGCACTTAAGCACTTCAATGAG TCCAGGCAGTGTTATGAGAAGATCTTACAAATTGATCCCCAAAAGGAAAGCCTATTTAAAG ATTGCATGAATGAGGtaaacttggaggaaaaaagaatgaaagatgaAGAGAGAGCAATGAAGGAAGTCGAGTCTGGAAAGCTGGCTGCTCTGTCCATAAAAGAATTGCTGCAGAAACTTGATAGGCCTGACCAGAATATCCTCTACTATATAGGAGGGATCAGACTTTTGACAGGAGCCATTAAAGATT GCACTGAGCAAACTTTATTTAGAACAAACAATGGATTCAGTATCCTCAAAGACAACGAGGTTCTAAGACG GGGCTTctgtgcagagaggaaaaatgctgctgaagtGGATCtgtctgtttctcttctcttcctttggcAAGCTGTCTGCACTGGGAATG aagaaaatcagcGTCTTCTACTGACTTACCCTGATGTGAATGCACAGCTGCCAAAACTGCTTTCTTCTGGAGTACTGGAGATCCAAAAGCAGACATTGGCACTAATCTCTCTTTACTCAGAGAATGAGAATGGGAGGAGACTGCTTGTCAGGCACCAGGACCTAACCAA ATGGCTGCAGATTTTGATGATGCTTGTCAACAGTACTGATGCCAGGGCTAGCAGTGCCATGAACATACTATCCAATTTAACTGAGGAGGAAAG GTTCAAAACCCAATGTCGTCTCATGCTTTCCACGAGTGTTTTACCTTTGTTCGCCCAGTTGCTG ACCTCTGTCAAGCTGGTGAACCAGGCAGCCCTTGCCCGTTGCATCGGCATCATGGGGAATCTGTGTGCAGATGTAGTCATTCGAATGCAGATGGCCAAGTGCAAAGAGTGCTGGCAGGCGTGCTTAAAGCTTGTG GATGAATGCTTTGATGTCGGCACACCCAAATACCAGGAGTGTTTGTTTGCAGTGCTAGGCCTAATGATGAACTTATTGCTTGAATCAAATGGGATCATCCAG CACTTTGCTGTGGACATAAGTGGCAAGTGCATGTCTCTCCTCAGGGAAAAGGATGGAAGGATTGTGACA AGAGCCATTGGAGTGCTAAGTCGCATCCTGCCAGCATCCTTGTCAGCAGTAGAAGAAGCAGTGAAAGGAGGGGTGGTGAAGAAAATGATCAAATTCTTGAAA GCTGGAGGACAGATCGCATCCAATTATGGTATAAAGACCCTTTCCATCTGCACCAGAAGTAACAGACAAGCTCAAGAAGATCTCGTGAAGTCAGATAAAA AGTTCAGTGTGCTGATGAAGCTCTTGGAGTCAGAGAACGAAATTATTGtgggaaatgctgctttctgccttggCCAATGCCTTGTAGTTCCTGGAGCAGCAACATCCTTACTGAATTCCAATGTTGTGATGATTTTGTTGAAACATGCTGGTGGTGATGCTACAAGAACTTCAGTGCAGGAGAATGCAGCGATTGCCCTGGGGAAGCTTTGTGTCGCTGAACCAAG GCATATTGTTCAACTGCGGAAACTCAATGGACTGGCCATCCTGAACTCCTCTATGAAATACGTGCATAGCACCTGA
- the TTC12 gene encoding tetratricopeptide repeat protein 12 isoform X5 yields MLADREQEEAFQRFLRRVDDIAELVQGLNSTDPGVKEKATAEAEKRLHDQENSKEEESKTVVDRTVINTQASAYLKMQEYEKAINDCEWALKCNEKCIKAYFLMGKAHLALKHFNESRQCYEKILQIDPQKESLFKDCMNEVNLEEKRMKDEERAMKEVESGKLAALSIKELLQKLDRPDQNILYYIGGIRLLTGAIKDCTEQTLFRTNNGFSILKDNEVLRRGFCAERKNAAEVDLSVSLLFLWQAVCTGNEENQRLLLTYPDVNAQLPKLLSSGVLEIQKQTLALISLYSENENGRRLLVRHQDLTKWLQILMMLVNSTDARASSAMNILSNLTEEERFKTQCRLMLSTSVLPLFAQLLTSVKLVNQAALARCIGIMGNLCADVVIRMQMAKCKECWQACLKLVDECFDVGTPKYQECLFAVLGLMMNLLLESNGIIQHFAVDISGKCMSLLREKDGRIVTRAIGVLSRILPASLSAVEEAVKGGVVKKMIKFLKAGGQIASNYGIKTLSICTRSNRQAQEDLVKSDKKFSVLMKLLESENEIIVGNAAFCLGQCLVVPGAATSLLNSNVVMILLKHAGGDATRTSVQENAAIALGKLCVAEPRHIVQLRKLNGLAILNSSMKYVHST; encoded by the exons ATGCTGGCCGaccgggagcaggaggaggctttCCAGCGGTTCCTCCGCCGTGTGGACGATATCG ccgAGTTAGTGCAGGGCTTGAACTCTACGGACCCTGGTGTCAAGGAAAAAGCCACTGCTGAGGCAGAGAAAAGACTCCATGATCAAGAAAATAGCaaggaggaagaaagcaagacTGTGGTGGACAGAACAGTCATCAATACACAAGCTTCT gcCTACCTGAAGATGCAGGAGTATGAAAAAGCCATCAATGACTGTGAATGGGCATTAAAG tgcaatgaaaaatgtattaaagccTATTTTCTAATGGGGAAAGCTCACCTGGCACTTAAGCACTTCAATGAG TCCAGGCAGTGTTATGAGAAGATCTTACAAATTGATCCCCAAAAGGAAAGCCTATTTAAAG ATTGCATGAATGAGGtaaacttggaggaaaaaagaatgaaagatgaAGAGAGAGCAATGAAGGAAGTCGAGTCTGGAAAGCTGGCTGCTCTGTCCATAAAAGAATTGCTGCAGAAACTTGATAGGCCTGACCAGAATATCCTCTACTATATAGGAGGGATCAGACTTTTGACAGGAGCCATTAAAGATT GCACTGAGCAAACTTTATTTAGAACAAACAATGGATTCAGTATCCTCAAAGACAACGAGGTTCTAAGACG GGGCTTctgtgcagagaggaaaaatgctgctgaagtGGATCtgtctgtttctcttctcttcctttggcAAGCTGTCTGCACTGGGAATG aagaaaatcagcGTCTTCTACTGACTTACCCTGATGTGAATGCACAGCTGCCAAAACTGCTTTCTTCTGGAGTACTGGAGATCCAAAAGCAGACATTGGCACTAATCTCTCTTTACTCAGAGAATGAGAATGGGAGGAGACTGCTTGTCAGGCACCAGGACCTAACCAA ATGGCTGCAGATTTTGATGATGCTTGTCAACAGTACTGATGCCAGGGCTAGCAGTGCCATGAACATACTATCCAATTTAACTGAGGAGGAAAG GTTCAAAACCCAATGTCGTCTCATGCTTTCCACGAGTGTTTTACCTTTGTTCGCCCAGTTGCTG ACCTCTGTCAAGCTGGTGAACCAGGCAGCCCTTGCCCGTTGCATCGGCATCATGGGGAATCTGTGTGCAGATGTAGTCATTCGAATGCAGATGGCCAAGTGCAAAGAGTGCTGGCAGGCGTGCTTAAAGCTTGTG GATGAATGCTTTGATGTCGGCACACCCAAATACCAGGAGTGTTTGTTTGCAGTGCTAGGCCTAATGATGAACTTATTGCTTGAATCAAATGGGATCATCCAG CACTTTGCTGTGGACATAAGTGGCAAGTGCATGTCTCTCCTCAGGGAAAAGGATGGAAGGATTGTGACA AGAGCCATTGGAGTGCTAAGTCGCATCCTGCCAGCATCCTTGTCAGCAGTAGAAGAAGCAGTGAAAGGAGGGGTGGTGAAGAAAATGATCAAATTCTTGAAA GCTGGAGGACAGATCGCATCCAATTATGGTATAAAGACCCTTTCCATCTGCACCAGAAGTAACAGACAAGCTCAAGAAGATCTCGTGAAGTCAGATAAAA AGTTCAGTGTGCTGATGAAGCTCTTGGAGTCAGAGAACGAAATTATTGtgggaaatgctgctttctgccttggCCAATGCCTTGTAGTTCCTGGAGCAGCAACATCCTTACTGAATTCCAATGTTGTGATGATTTTGTTGAAACATGCTGGTGGTGATGCTACAAGAACTTCAGTGCAGGAGAATGCAGCGATTGCCCTGGGGAAGCTTTGTGTCGCTGAACCAAG GCATATTGTTCAACTGCGGAAACTCAATGGACTGGCCATCCTGAACTCCTCTATGAAATACGTGCATAGCACCTGA
- the TTC12 gene encoding tetratricopeptide repeat protein 12 isoform X4, with amino-acid sequence MLADREQEEAFQRFLRRVDDIAELVQGLNSTDPGVKEKATAEAEKRLHDQENSKEEESKTVVDRTVINTQASDVANAEAVNADGFLAILEKDAKERAKRRKRNEHLANALKEKGNDAFRKGDYVIAIQRYTEGLEILKDKQELYTNRAQAYLKMQEYEKAINDCEWALKSRQCYEKILQIDPQKESLFKDCMNEVNLEEKRMKDEERAMKEVESGKLAALSIKELLQKLDRPDQNILYYIGGIRLLTGAIKDCTEQTLFRTNNGFSILKDNEVLRRGFCAERKNAAEVDLSVSLLFLWQAVCTGNEENQRLLLTYPDVNAQLPKLLSSGVLEIQKQTLALISLYSENENGRRLLVRHQDLTKWLQILMMLVNSTDARASSAMNILSNLTEEERFKTQCRLMLSTSVLPLFAQLLTSVKLVNQAALARCIGIMGNLCADVVIRMQMAKCKECWQACLKLVDECFDVGTPKYQECLFAVLGLMMNLLLESNGIIQHFAVDISGKCMSLLREKDGRIVTRAIGVLSRILPASLSAVEEAVKGGVVKKMIKFLKAGGQIASNYGIKTLSICTRSNRQAQEDLVKSDKKFSVLMKLLESENEIIVGNAAFCLGQCLVVPGAATSLLNSNVVMILLKHAGGDATRTSVQENAAIALGKLCVAEPRHIVQLRKLNGLAILNSSMKYVHST; translated from the exons ATGCTGGCCGaccgggagcaggaggaggctttCCAGCGGTTCCTCCGCCGTGTGGACGATATCG ccgAGTTAGTGCAGGGCTTGAACTCTACGGACCCTGGTGTCAAGGAAAAAGCCACTGCTGAGGCAGAGAAAAGACTCCATGATCAAGAAAATAGCaaggaggaagaaagcaagacTGTGGTGGACAGAACAGTCATCAATACACAAGCTTCT gACGTGGCAAATGCAGAAGCAGTAAACGCAG ATGGCTTTCTGGCAATTTTGGAAAAGGATGCAAAAGAACGAGCTAAACGAAGGAAGAGAAACGAACACTTAGCAAATG CtctgaaagagaagggaaacGATGCCTTCAGGAAAGGAGACTATGTCATAGCCATTCAGAGATACACTGAGGGTCTGGAAATACTGAAAGATAAGCAGGAACTTTACACAAACAGAGCACAG gcCTACCTGAAGATGCAGGAGTATGAAAAAGCCATCAATGACTGTGAATGGGCATTAAAG TCCAGGCAGTGTTATGAGAAGATCTTACAAATTGATCCCCAAAAGGAAAGCCTATTTAAAG ATTGCATGAATGAGGtaaacttggaggaaaaaagaatgaaagatgaAGAGAGAGCAATGAAGGAAGTCGAGTCTGGAAAGCTGGCTGCTCTGTCCATAAAAGAATTGCTGCAGAAACTTGATAGGCCTGACCAGAATATCCTCTACTATATAGGAGGGATCAGACTTTTGACAGGAGCCATTAAAGATT GCACTGAGCAAACTTTATTTAGAACAAACAATGGATTCAGTATCCTCAAAGACAACGAGGTTCTAAGACG GGGCTTctgtgcagagaggaaaaatgctgctgaagtGGATCtgtctgtttctcttctcttcctttggcAAGCTGTCTGCACTGGGAATG aagaaaatcagcGTCTTCTACTGACTTACCCTGATGTGAATGCACAGCTGCCAAAACTGCTTTCTTCTGGAGTACTGGAGATCCAAAAGCAGACATTGGCACTAATCTCTCTTTACTCAGAGAATGAGAATGGGAGGAGACTGCTTGTCAGGCACCAGGACCTAACCAA ATGGCTGCAGATTTTGATGATGCTTGTCAACAGTACTGATGCCAGGGCTAGCAGTGCCATGAACATACTATCCAATTTAACTGAGGAGGAAAG GTTCAAAACCCAATGTCGTCTCATGCTTTCCACGAGTGTTTTACCTTTGTTCGCCCAGTTGCTG ACCTCTGTCAAGCTGGTGAACCAGGCAGCCCTTGCCCGTTGCATCGGCATCATGGGGAATCTGTGTGCAGATGTAGTCATTCGAATGCAGATGGCCAAGTGCAAAGAGTGCTGGCAGGCGTGCTTAAAGCTTGTG GATGAATGCTTTGATGTCGGCACACCCAAATACCAGGAGTGTTTGTTTGCAGTGCTAGGCCTAATGATGAACTTATTGCTTGAATCAAATGGGATCATCCAG CACTTTGCTGTGGACATAAGTGGCAAGTGCATGTCTCTCCTCAGGGAAAAGGATGGAAGGATTGTGACA AGAGCCATTGGAGTGCTAAGTCGCATCCTGCCAGCATCCTTGTCAGCAGTAGAAGAAGCAGTGAAAGGAGGGGTGGTGAAGAAAATGATCAAATTCTTGAAA GCTGGAGGACAGATCGCATCCAATTATGGTATAAAGACCCTTTCCATCTGCACCAGAAGTAACAGACAAGCTCAAGAAGATCTCGTGAAGTCAGATAAAA AGTTCAGTGTGCTGATGAAGCTCTTGGAGTCAGAGAACGAAATTATTGtgggaaatgctgctttctgccttggCCAATGCCTTGTAGTTCCTGGAGCAGCAACATCCTTACTGAATTCCAATGTTGTGATGATTTTGTTGAAACATGCTGGTGGTGATGCTACAAGAACTTCAGTGCAGGAGAATGCAGCGATTGCCCTGGGGAAGCTTTGTGTCGCTGAACCAAG GCATATTGTTCAACTGCGGAAACTCAATGGACTGGCCATCCTGAACTCCTCTATGAAATACGTGCATAGCACCTGA
- the TTC12 gene encoding tetratricopeptide repeat protein 12 isoform X2 has protein sequence MLADREQEEAFQRFLRRVDDIAELVQGLNSTDPGVKEKATAEAEKRLHDQENSKEEESKTVVDRTVINTQASDVANAEAVNADGFLAILEKDAKERAKRRKRNEHLANALKEKGNDAFRKGDYVIAIQRYTEGLEILKDKQELYTNRAQAYLKMQEYEKAINDCEWALKCNEKCIKAYFLMGKAHLALKHFNESRQCYEKILQIDPQKESLFKDCMNEVNLEEKRMKDEERAMKEVESGKLAALSIKELLQKLDRPDQNILYYIGGIRLLTGAIKDCTEQTLFRTNNGFSILKDNEVLRRGFCAERKNAAEVDLSVSLLFLWQAVCTGNENQRLLLTYPDVNAQLPKLLSSGVLEIQKQTLALISLYSENENGRRLLVRHQDLTKWLQILMMLVNSTDARASSAMNILSNLTEEERFKTQCRLMLSTSVLPLFAQLLTSVKLVNQAALARCIGIMGNLCADVVIRMQMAKCKECWQACLKLVDECFDVGTPKYQECLFAVLGLMMNLLLESNGIIQHFAVDISGKCMSLLREKDGRIVTRAIGVLSRILPASLSAVEEAVKGGVVKKMIKFLKAGGQIASNYGIKTLSICTRSNRQAQEDLVKSDKKFSVLMKLLESENEIIVGNAAFCLGQCLVVPGAATSLLNSNVVMILLKHAGGDATRTSVQENAAIALGKLCVAEPRHIVQLRKLNGLAILNSSMKYVHST, from the exons ATGCTGGCCGaccgggagcaggaggaggctttCCAGCGGTTCCTCCGCCGTGTGGACGATATCG ccgAGTTAGTGCAGGGCTTGAACTCTACGGACCCTGGTGTCAAGGAAAAAGCCACTGCTGAGGCAGAGAAAAGACTCCATGATCAAGAAAATAGCaaggaggaagaaagcaagacTGTGGTGGACAGAACAGTCATCAATACACAAGCTTCT gACGTGGCAAATGCAGAAGCAGTAAACGCAG ATGGCTTTCTGGCAATTTTGGAAAAGGATGCAAAAGAACGAGCTAAACGAAGGAAGAGAAACGAACACTTAGCAAATG CtctgaaagagaagggaaacGATGCCTTCAGGAAAGGAGACTATGTCATAGCCATTCAGAGATACACTGAGGGTCTGGAAATACTGAAAGATAAGCAGGAACTTTACACAAACAGAGCACAG gcCTACCTGAAGATGCAGGAGTATGAAAAAGCCATCAATGACTGTGAATGGGCATTAAAG tgcaatgaaaaatgtattaaagccTATTTTCTAATGGGGAAAGCTCACCTGGCACTTAAGCACTTCAATGAG TCCAGGCAGTGTTATGAGAAGATCTTACAAATTGATCCCCAAAAGGAAAGCCTATTTAAAG ATTGCATGAATGAGGtaaacttggaggaaaaaagaatgaaagatgaAGAGAGAGCAATGAAGGAAGTCGAGTCTGGAAAGCTGGCTGCTCTGTCCATAAAAGAATTGCTGCAGAAACTTGATAGGCCTGACCAGAATATCCTCTACTATATAGGAGGGATCAGACTTTTGACAGGAGCCATTAAAGATT GCACTGAGCAAACTTTATTTAGAACAAACAATGGATTCAGTATCCTCAAAGACAACGAGGTTCTAAGACG GGGCTTctgtgcagagaggaaaaatgctgctgaagtGGATCtgtctgtttctcttctcttcctttggcAAGCTGTCTGCACTGGGAATG aaaatcagcGTCTTCTACTGACTTACCCTGATGTGAATGCACAGCTGCCAAAACTGCTTTCTTCTGGAGTACTGGAGATCCAAAAGCAGACATTGGCACTAATCTCTCTTTACTCAGAGAATGAGAATGGGAGGAGACTGCTTGTCAGGCACCAGGACCTAACCAA ATGGCTGCAGATTTTGATGATGCTTGTCAACAGTACTGATGCCAGGGCTAGCAGTGCCATGAACATACTATCCAATTTAACTGAGGAGGAAAG GTTCAAAACCCAATGTCGTCTCATGCTTTCCACGAGTGTTTTACCTTTGTTCGCCCAGTTGCTG ACCTCTGTCAAGCTGGTGAACCAGGCAGCCCTTGCCCGTTGCATCGGCATCATGGGGAATCTGTGTGCAGATGTAGTCATTCGAATGCAGATGGCCAAGTGCAAAGAGTGCTGGCAGGCGTGCTTAAAGCTTGTG GATGAATGCTTTGATGTCGGCACACCCAAATACCAGGAGTGTTTGTTTGCAGTGCTAGGCCTAATGATGAACTTATTGCTTGAATCAAATGGGATCATCCAG CACTTTGCTGTGGACATAAGTGGCAAGTGCATGTCTCTCCTCAGGGAAAAGGATGGAAGGATTGTGACA AGAGCCATTGGAGTGCTAAGTCGCATCCTGCCAGCATCCTTGTCAGCAGTAGAAGAAGCAGTGAAAGGAGGGGTGGTGAAGAAAATGATCAAATTCTTGAAA GCTGGAGGACAGATCGCATCCAATTATGGTATAAAGACCCTTTCCATCTGCACCAGAAGTAACAGACAAGCTCAAGAAGATCTCGTGAAGTCAGATAAAA AGTTCAGTGTGCTGATGAAGCTCTTGGAGTCAGAGAACGAAATTATTGtgggaaatgctgctttctgccttggCCAATGCCTTGTAGTTCCTGGAGCAGCAACATCCTTACTGAATTCCAATGTTGTGATGATTTTGTTGAAACATGCTGGTGGTGATGCTACAAGAACTTCAGTGCAGGAGAATGCAGCGATTGCCCTGGGGAAGCTTTGTGTCGCTGAACCAAG GCATATTGTTCAACTGCGGAAACTCAATGGACTGGCCATCCTGAACTCCTCTATGAAATACGTGCATAGCACCTGA